Within Vespula vulgaris chromosome 23, iyVesVulg1.1, whole genome shotgun sequence, the genomic segment CACGAGGgaaatggaaatatttcttcgttcttgGAGAATTCAATAGTATGGATCGTGACAGAGAAAACGTTTAGAATTCCGTTTTCTAAGACAAtgaaatttatcatttattcagTGTCACTGTTCGAGAAGGCATTTACGTTCGATTCTAACcatggaaaataataaagttgaAGGGGTCGGATAAGAGCATGAGagtattttctacgatatattCGTCGTGATGTTGGTACCGAAGTTCACTCCAGAACGTGCATTAAAATTTACTAAAGTCAGTGTGTCGCCTTTGGGGTTTTGGCCGGCATCGTTTAACGCTACTAAATCGGAACTTATTTTTCGCGAGATCAGATGGTGGAtatcgtttttaataatactgtCGTTTATTTTTGCCGAGATATATGGGATACGTAAACATTATCAGGACTCGGTGATAGTTACCCAATCGATTTGTTTTTGTATGGGTTCCTCgcagattttaattaaaattgtcatttttaaaattcagTCGACGAGATTCAAGGTGAATTTATCGTTccttttaaaatttcaaatgtcTTGTAGATTCTAAGGAGTAACAttcgtaaagaaagaatagaaaattgcTCGTAGATTGTTACCTTAGAGATGGAGGACTTCATCAAAAAGATGAACATCTTTGAGAGAACGATCCTGCAGAGATACGTCGACAGATGCGCCATGTTTCATCTTGCGATGACGTTTAGTTATTACACGATCTGTGTGGCCTTCATCCTGGGACCGACGATATTACCACGTCCATTTCCAACATTCGCCGAATATCCGTTCAAAGTAGAATCGCATCCCATCCACgagatcatttattttcagcAAGCATTCGTTGGCATCCAAGCTGCCGTAGGTGTGACTATCGACTGTCAGGTTGCTTTTTTACTTTGGTACACAGGAGCTAGATTCGAAATATTAGCGATTAAATTGACTAATATCGTTAATGAGGACGAATTAAAAGCTTGCATTAAATTACATGGCGATTTACTAAGGTAATCATTACATACGTATCGAAGGtgtcattattaatttttcttttttttatcatccatGATTTTTCGTTAAACGCAAGTCGAATAAGTAAAACATTGGTCAGAAATGTGTTAAAATCttgtatgaaattatatttcgatttatcgatatgAAATCACGCGTGCGTTAATAATCTTTCAATGTTTATCCATTGTCGAAATTACTTTGCAGATATGGAAAGAACGTTGTCAAAGCAGTACGTTTTATAATACTCACGAGTATTGGTGTTTCATCGGTATGCATAGTATTTGGGGGAGTTGAATTTCTATTCGTTGGtatttcgtttcgtcgaaTTATCGAAACCAATTATTGTTTATTCGTTAATGCATTGTATTTAACGACAGGCAGATTCGATAACACTGAAATTACAATTTGTCTCGTTGATGACTGGATCGATCTTCGAATTGTTTTTATGCTGTCGACCAGCAGACAATCTGATGGAAAtggtaaataattttcttgattactatataataattattaatttcttaatcgTGTCGCAGAGTTCTG encodes:
- the LOC127071909 gene encoding odorant receptor 30a-like; its protein translation is MEDFIKKMNIFERTILQRYVDRCAMFHLAMTFSYYTICVAFILGPTILPRPFPTFAEYPFKVESHPIHEIIYFQQAFVGIQAAVGVTIDCQVAFLLWYTGARFEILAIKLTNIVNEDELKACIKLHGDLLSYPLSKLLCRYGKNVVKAVRFIILTSIGVSSADSITLKLQFVSLMTGSIFELFLCCRPADNLMEMVNNFLDYYIIIINFLIVSQSSAVGSAAYRSNWIDKSARMKSSIYFLIQRSQKPITISVDGILPPLSLQYYLSFLSASFRYFTTLRAFLIE